A genomic segment from Pseudoduganella chitinolytica encodes:
- a CDS encoding efflux RND transporter periplasmic adaptor subunit, whose amino-acid sequence MTATQKKWIALLCAIAAALALALWWRSPAEAPQEGHAGHADSHGHDDRHAEAPAAEDDEDGTIAMTEAQVRANGIGIDAARPAAIQERLHLPAQVKADADRTVAVAAPAPGIVQTVLVSPGAQVRKGQPLVVLQSAEVAQWRADAASARQRMLLADSVYQRERKLWDEQISARQDLEAAQSALREARIGAQAAQQRLAALGVDGGGARLATVTLRAPLAGIVIERPAVAGQAIDGRIALLTIADLAHVWIEAAVASGDLGQVTQGMPATVTAAALPGEVAGTVSYVGPVLGEATRMATARVTLANPALRLRPGMLASVDLLGQAAAAPVTVASDAIQTIHERTVVFVRTPAGFRATPVQVGRSDGKRSEIVKGLAAGARYAAAGSYLLKADLGKSEAEHDH is encoded by the coding sequence ATGACCGCAACACAGAAGAAATGGATCGCGCTGTTGTGCGCGATCGCCGCCGCCCTTGCACTGGCCTTGTGGTGGCGCAGCCCGGCGGAGGCGCCGCAGGAAGGCCATGCCGGCCATGCCGACTCGCATGGCCACGACGACCGTCACGCCGAGGCGCCCGCCGCCGAGGATGACGAGGATGGCACCATCGCGATGACCGAAGCACAGGTGCGCGCCAACGGCATCGGCATCGATGCCGCGCGTCCGGCCGCGATCCAGGAGCGGCTGCACCTGCCGGCGCAGGTCAAGGCCGATGCCGACCGCACCGTCGCGGTTGCCGCGCCCGCGCCCGGGATCGTGCAGACAGTGCTGGTCTCGCCCGGCGCCCAGGTGCGCAAGGGCCAGCCACTGGTGGTGCTGCAAAGCGCCGAGGTGGCGCAATGGCGCGCCGATGCGGCCAGTGCGCGACAGCGCATGCTGCTGGCCGACTCCGTGTACCAGCGCGAACGCAAGCTGTGGGACGAACAGATCTCGGCACGCCAGGACCTGGAGGCGGCCCAGTCGGCGCTGCGCGAGGCACGGATTGGCGCGCAGGCCGCGCAGCAGCGGCTGGCCGCGCTGGGCGTGGATGGCGGCGGGGCGCGCCTCGCCACCGTCACGCTGCGTGCGCCGCTGGCGGGTATCGTCATCGAACGCCCCGCCGTCGCCGGCCAGGCGATCGACGGCCGCATTGCGCTGCTGACGATCGCCGACCTCGCGCACGTGTGGATCGAGGCGGCCGTGGCATCGGGCGACCTGGGGCAAGTGACCCAGGGAATGCCCGCCACGGTCACGGCGGCGGCGCTGCCGGGCGAGGTCGCGGGGACCGTGTCCTACGTCGGCCCCGTGCTGGGCGAAGCGACGCGCATGGCCACGGCGCGCGTGACGCTGGCCAATCCGGCGCTGCGCCTGCGGCCCGGCATGCTGGCAAGCGTCGACCTGCTGGGCCAGGCGGCCGCAGCCCCGGTCACGGTCGCCAGCGACGCGATCCAGACGATTCACGAGCGCACGGTGGTGTTCGTGCGCACGCCCGCCGGCTTCCGCGCCACGCCCGTGCAGGTGGGCCGTTCGGACGGCAAGCGCAGCGAGATCGTCAAGGGCCTGGCCGCCGGGGCGCGCTACGCCGCCGCCGGCAGCTATCTGCTCAAGGCCGACCTCGGAAAGTCCGAGGCCGAGCATGACCACTGA
- a CDS encoding TolC family protein: protein MTIPSGRFVVLAAASALALRCGFAAAQAAPAAEPPLTLPAAIELAIGSHPALRAAAHDVAASSAAIEQARQLPNPELSYLREGRDAGTRTTTIQLNQPIELGGKRRARVALAQAGLDVAVGERQARRQALRADVIAAYFDVLAASERAALAEQAAKLAERSADVVSRRVAAGKASPVDAARARLVPADARIERDRAATALAIARQRLEALTGLTVADRTLQAPQLPVPTALPAAPDRAERAPAVRRAGRELALQQARVDVERAARVPDLTLTVGSQRDDQVARRQAVVGVAIPLPLFNRNAGNVVAARERAAQAQAQLEAARLEARSALAVATLQYTQARDEAALLAQTVVPDAQHVYESTLKGFEYGKFAFLDVLDAQRTLLQARTRQLQALHDAWRARAELEQLNGDDGEQP, encoded by the coding sequence ATGACCATTCCGTCCGGACGCTTCGTCGTCCTGGCCGCGGCGTCGGCGTTGGCACTGCGTTGCGGCTTTGCCGCCGCGCAGGCCGCGCCTGCCGCCGAGCCGCCCTTGACACTGCCGGCCGCCATCGAGCTGGCCATCGGCAGCCATCCGGCGCTGCGCGCCGCCGCGCATGACGTGGCCGCCAGCAGCGCCGCCATCGAGCAGGCCCGCCAGTTGCCCAACCCGGAGCTGTCGTACCTGCGCGAAGGCCGCGACGCCGGTACCCGTACCACCACCATCCAACTGAACCAGCCCATCGAACTGGGTGGCAAGCGCCGCGCCCGGGTCGCGTTGGCCCAGGCGGGCCTGGACGTCGCCGTCGGCGAACGGCAAGCGCGCCGGCAGGCATTGCGCGCCGACGTCATTGCCGCCTACTTCGACGTGCTGGCGGCAAGCGAACGCGCGGCATTGGCCGAGCAGGCCGCCAAGCTGGCCGAGCGCAGTGCCGATGTCGTGTCGCGTCGCGTGGCGGCCGGCAAGGCGTCGCCCGTCGATGCGGCGCGCGCCCGCCTCGTGCCGGCCGACGCCCGCATCGAGCGCGATCGCGCGGCCACGGCGCTGGCGATCGCCCGCCAACGGCTCGAGGCATTGACCGGTCTCACCGTGGCGGATCGCACCTTGCAGGCCCCGCAGTTACCGGTGCCGACCGCCCTCCCCGCGGCGCCAGACCGTGCCGAACGCGCGCCGGCCGTGCGGCGTGCCGGCCGTGAGCTGGCCTTGCAGCAAGCCCGCGTGGACGTCGAACGCGCGGCCCGCGTTCCCGACCTGACCTTGACAGTGGGCAGCCAGCGCGACGACCAGGTGGCACGGCGCCAGGCCGTCGTCGGCGTGGCGATTCCCCTGCCGTTGTTCAACCGCAATGCCGGCAACGTGGTCGCGGCGCGTGAGCGCGCCGCCCAGGCACAGGCCCAATTGGAGGCGGCGCGGCTGGAGGCACGCTCGGCGCTGGCCGTCGCCACGCTGCAGTACACGCAGGCGCGCGACGAGGCTGCGCTGCTGGCGCAGACCGTCGTGCCGGATGCGCAACATGTCTACGAGTCGACGTTGAAGGGCTTCGAGTACGGCAAGTTCGCCTTCCTCGACGTGCTGGACGCGCAGCGCACGCTGCTGCAGGCACGCACGCGCCAATTGCAGGCGCTGCACGATGCGTGGCGCGCCCGCGCCGAACTCGAACAACTCAACGGCGACGACGGAGAGCAGCCATGA